The sequence below is a genomic window from Alligator mississippiensis isolate rAllMis1 chromosome 16, rAllMis1, whole genome shotgun sequence.
ctctgcttcctcccccagCGCTGGTCAACTCCTCTCTTCTTCCAGGGCTCCCTGAAGCATGTCAGTGGCATATTCTTCATGCTGTACAACACCGGCCTGAAGCCCACCGTGGAGTCCTACGCGATGGCGCTGGAGTGCATGGGCCGCGTCTCCTGTGCGCCCAAGAAAATCCAACAGTGAGTCCGTGCCGCCCTGGGGGACAAGGCCCAGAGCCAGGATGGACGCAGCCAGCCAGAACTCTTGGGTCTCCGGCTCCTGTGAGATGGGCTCGGAGCTGACTTCTGCTTGGTGCCTCCTCTAGCCGCTGTTCCCAGCAGCCTGGGGCATAGCTTCCCCACTGCACCGTGGCAGGGGTGCTCGGAGGGGCAGGTGCATCCATCCCAAGCACCTGGATCTGGGCAGTAGCTGAGAtctgggagctgctgtgcccttgcTGTCTGCTGGCTATGGCTCTAGCCTCTCCTCAGCTGCCCTTGGCTTGGGGCCCTTCCTCCTGGGTGTGCCTTGTTCCAGGCTCTGTAACCCGGTGCGCAGAAGGCAGttccactgccccttcccctgcttcctgctccctcctctccgGTGCCAGGAACCGGCAGCTGCCCGCAGGTCCCAGCCTGTTGCCCCGCTGGgacccacaggcagccacagtgcaTTGGAAAGGGTTGCAGAGCGGATTGGGGCCTGTGGGGGACTCTGGAGACATCTCAAGAGGCAGCCAGGGGTGACTTTGGGAGGGAATGTCTCGGGCTGGCCTGGTGGTGATTGCGGTGCCTGGGCAAATCCCTCggggcagggtcccagcccctccctggacTCGGGGATGCTGCGGGGTGGATCGGGAAAGGCTCTATTGCTCCCAGCAGTGCTGTCTCCTTGGCGGCTCCTGTTCCAGGTGCCCATAGAGCTCAGCTTCAAATCCCCGCATAGGAGCTGCTCATGTTGATTCCCAGGCATCTGACACAACCCTGGTGTCTTGTTAGGTTCCAGATACCCACCTCTTCCCACCCTCAGAAGTGCCTGGCCTGCCTTCCAAGGCAGTACATCTCAGTgggcagagcacagggctggaaccAGCATGACCTTGGCCcggtcccctcccctctttcgAGCTGCTGTCCCTACTGAGCCCCTAGCACCGCAGGACCTCCATCCTGCCTGGTTCCCGGGCACTGCTGCAATGCAGGTCTCTCAGCCAGGGCTTGAGACCTGAGAAGGAAACGGCGCAGCTTGCAAAGCCTCGGCCAAGCACTTGGGGACCCGTTCTAcctgctgagatgcagctgcctcAGGCGGAGCATGGCAGCCAGGTGCATGGcactgtgccctgtgggggagtTGAAGCCAAGGGTGCTGGGTTCCTTTGGACCCTGGGTTGGCAGAGGGAGGGTTGATCGCCATCAGACATGCCCGGGTGAGATGCCAACCTCCCTGCAGTTGTCCCAGGGCTCCTGGGACTCTGccctcctctctgctgcccaCCCATCAGTTGCCACTTACCACTTACCATGTGGCAGCCACCAGATGGTGCTCGGAGCCCAggcccttgcaggttggcagttCTTTTGCCCACACCTCAGCTCTTGACACCAGCGCTTGGGCTCTCAGGGGATCCCAGCACAGCAGCTTCTCTGGGCAGCAGGGAATGATGATGTGATcgcagctgggggagctggcctTGAGTCCATGTCAGGAGCCTGCCGAACATGGGGGGCTTGCGGCCGCCGGGACCAGAGAGGAGCAGCCCTCCCAGGCGAATAGAGCAGCAcagagtggggcaagggctgctggggaTCAATTCCACCCCAacttacccccctccccccccccccccccccaggtgcgtGAAGCAGCTGGAGAAGGATGGCTTCCACCTGGATGACCTCTTCCAGCATGTCACCTACGAGGATGATGGGCAGGAGATGGTGCTGACAGCTCTGCGGGTCATCCAGCCCAGCTACCAGCTaccgcccccaccccaggccgAGTCCTACACAAAACCCATGCTCCGGGACTTCTACTCCAAGGTGAGCCCTTGCTtccctggggagctgcagcattgGCCGAGCTAACCCCAGGCACAGAGAGGTCCCAGGGTGATGGGGAGAAGAGGCTgttgagctggggagggggcttgtGCCCAGCTGAGACCAAACTCCCCAGGGTGGTTTGGAGACTGGACTggtattcccagctctgccctgccctcctggggACCCTGGCTAAGCCacttcccctctgtgcctcaagcttccctcctgcccctggcctcaTTTCTCAGCCCTTCAGCCTCAGGGCTGTCTTCTGTATGCACGTCCAGAGCGTGGCACAATGGAGCACTGCTCTTGGCCGGGCCTTCTCTGCATAGTAATAACCAAGCAGCAAGTTGAAATCCCCCTGGTCCCTGTAGCAGGAgggtgccagcagggccagggaggctgcTGTGAGGGACCAGGCGCTTTTGCCCGTTGCTGCTTGGCAGCACGCAGGACCCATCTGGTTACCCGGGCATGAGTTTCTGTGGCATCCACCTCACTtggtgctgcctgcctctgcatgGCCTCACAGGGCCCCTGGAGCCCAAGTGGGGGTCCTGTGGCCTGGACCTGAGTGGAGCTGGAGAAGCTCTGtcctgggagaggagggggccaTGGCTCCCCAGCAGGCCTGGGAAGGAGAGCGACTGATGCGAAGGCTCCAGTCTCCCacgccagctgcctgctgccaccttcCCCTTTGTGCCCTGCATTAACAAGCTGTGGGGCTTTGCCTGGGATTCCCCAGCTTGAGCCATTCAGCACCAAGAGATACTTGCCAGccttcccccccagcctgggACCCAGGGCTTCTCCTTGTGGCTCTCGTCCATCCCCAGAAGGTTCCTGatccctgggcagccccagcctcaccatGGGCATTGGGTAGGGACCTGCTTGAGTCGTGGTTTCATGATTTTCACAAAAAACAACGAAAAATGGTCTTGGCCGTGACTTCCCACAAAATCGACCCTGCAAAAGCTTACTGGAAGACAAagatttagatttaaatttaacACTTAGATTTATAATAATACAGATATTTCTGTGGGATTTGCTCTTTAATTATGCAGTTTTTGCctcgcagccaatcagcagcaaggggcgggggcactgggggggtcctctgccaatcagtggtgagggacagAGCCCACTGTGTAATGCCCTTTAAATTGGTTCTGCCGCCTGCGAAAAACTTTGTCTCACCGCAAATTAAGTCAGTCCCTAGTGAGGACACGTGGCTGGGAGTGCCGCCAGCTTTGGATCTTCCCCACCTGGAGATTGCAGCGGGTTCtgtgcctgcctgtgccctgggctTGAGTCCCCGCtgtgccaccacctgcctggaTCAAAGCCCTCAGGGTCTGCAGCGCACAGGGGAGGCCTGGCCATGCCAGGCCCAGCTTAGAGCTGCTGTGAccatcctctccctccctgcagaaGCTGGCTGTGACCTACCCCAAGCTGGACTTCTCAGTGCAAGAGCTGCAGGAGCTTTTCCAGAAACAGCTGGACATGGAGATGGCCAGCACCATCACTGTACCGTCTGTGACTATGACTGGGTCCCCGAGCCAGCACACTGTCAAAGCGGTAAGCATGTGGGTACCTTGAGAGGGGCCAGCCACAGGCTGTGGGACACAGTGGGGGCTGCTTTCCAGCCCGTATGGTATCGGCCTGGTATGTCCGGATGTGGCCACGGCATCTCCGCAGGCCCCAGCAGAGTGGAAGATTCCCACAGCCATCCTCCAAGGCTGGAGAGCCCTTCTAGCACCTCACAGCCCTGCAGGGATATGGCCCCCACATTGAACTGGGCTCATTAGCAGCTCTCTCCAGCTAGGGATTGTCCAGGGAGATGGATGTAGTTAAGGGGCAGATAATGGCTGCTATGTTCGGAGCTGGGCAAGCAGATGATCCGGGGCGGGGGGCCACCTCCTGCTGGTATGTTAGGTGTGTAGAAGGGCAAGGAGTTGTCTTGGGGGTGGGGTTAAGAGGCTGGTGGCAACaccaggcagggggaagctggggcATCTGCATGTGTGAGCAGCCATGGCTATCAAGATGCTGACCCCCCACCTCTTCGTCTGTTCGCCTCTGCAGCAGAAGCGCCTGGCCTCGCTacgctcccagtggcagcaggcactgCTGCAAGGCCTGCAGAAGTCCAGGCAACACCAGGCTAGATGCATGAAGAAGGCTGGCCCGAAGGCCCTCTACCCCTACCTGTGCCTGCTGAAGGACGAGGAGTACGTAGAGATCATGCTCCAGGTAGGGCACTGGCCCTGCGGGGTCTCCACAATCCTCGGGGAGCTGGGAAAGGTCCTGCCTCATGGCAGGGGCCCGTCTGCCCTGAGATCCTCACTTTTGTCCTCCTCTCCAGACCCTGGTGAACCTCCCGCCCCAGGGTGAGTTGCTGGTAATACTGGCTAAGGAGCTGGGCAACAAGGTCTACACCAAGTACATGCTGCAGAAGAAGGTGTCCAGCCAGGTGCTGGACAAAGTCCAGAGGCTCTACAAGGACTATGTCCACCTGCTGGCTAAAGACACCCAGGTGAGGCTGGCTCCAAGGTGGGTGGCAAGGGGCCGGATGTGTGCCGGGGCAGACACAGCTCCTGCGCCCTTGGAGACTGCTCAGCCTTAAGCATGGaggtgggctgggcaggcagagttGGGGGGCAGACACCCCCTGTTCTGAGGCTCCACAGCCTGGGGGTGCTGCAGGAAGTACAGGCTCGGGTACATCCCTCCAAGCTGGAGGTATCATCCCTAGCACCTCCTTTGTGCAGGCTGGgggggccacaggcagctgctgagTGTGGCATGTGGTGGACTGAAGAAGGTATGGGTAGCAcagtgggagatggggcagggagtaGAGGGCAGAACCGCcaatcaagcagggagcagaaagcagagctgctgatcaggctggggaaggggatctgagtggcacttggggtgggtgcgGATCCCACTAATGCAAGGAACCCTGGGCTGGAGTGGCCGGGGGAATTCCTTCTGCCAGAACATAGCTCGTTCCCTGGGCTGTCCAactccacagagcccctgggcCTGAcagccaggatggggcagggTCCGGGACAGGGCATGTGTGAGCAGAAAGGGTGTTCCTGGaagcctgcctgcccctccctggctcacctggctccccctctcccctaccAGCCAGACAGCTACCTGCCACGGGAGTACTGGGAAAAGCTGGAGGCCAGCACCAGCCCCTTGCTGATGAAAAGTGACTCAGATTGGTTCGACGCCCTGCGTGTGGAGCTGGGCATCTGCCTGCTGGAGCTGATGGTGCAGGTCCTTAAGGTGCGGAGCAACCTGCTGAACTGCAACCAGGAGCAGAAACTCATTCCTGTCCTCTACCACGTCTActccttcagcagcagctatcGGGTACAGCGGGGCATGGGCCTGGAGTGGGGAGGGCTGCAAGCTGGGAGGCCATGACCTGTTCAAGGGCGGGAGGCCTGGTCCCTGCCTGGTTGAGGGGATGCTGGGGGTTCGTGGCATCCGTCTCTGCCCTATGGTGCCAGGTGGCTCGGGTGAAGCAAGGCAGGTATCTACTTAGGTTTGGAGGGAGTTATAGTTGCCTGGAATGCCCGCCCCCGTGCTGTGCACGGGCCTTGCTTccttcctgctctctgcccaggCCCTCTGACCCATGCCCACACTCAGGCATGCATGGACATGTGTGCTTGGACACGTGGGCATCTTCTTCATGCCTCTCTCTCATCCAGTTCACCCTACATCCCCTGGGCTTCTCCATGAGAGTCCCCCATGGCCCTCAACAGAtgaggagcccagctgggcaggtgctggggctgctatgctgggtgcagggggttcaggtgATCAGCGATCCATGGCCTGCCTTGctggtgcagctggctctgggctgtGCCGTGCCGAGTCTCTGGGCTCAGCTGTGACCAGCTCTCACTTGCGACTCAACCCCTCAGGTTGGGCTCATCAAGCCCCACCCCATCTTCACTCACGTGGTGGCAGATGCAGCCAAGCCCATGCTGACCTTCAGCACCTCCCTCGTGCCCATGCTGTGCCCGCCCATACCTTGGATCTCCCCCAGCTTCGGCGCCTATATCCTGTCCCCCACCAAGCTGATGCGCAGCACAGATGGTGCCACCCAGCACCAGATGCTGCTGGATGAATGCCCTTCTGCCACCCTGTACCCTGTGCTGGATGCCCTGAACTATCTGGGCAACTGCCCCTGGAAAATCAACAAGCCTGTGCTGGACGTCGTGATCTCCATCTTCAATGACAAGGGTTCTGAGAAGCTGGACATCCCGCCCCCACTCTCAGAGGCCCCCAAGCCGACAAAGCGGACCCCGATGGAGATGGACTCTATAAAGAACAAGGCAGCTTGGAAGCAGGAGCTGGCACGGTGCCAGAAAAAGGCAGCGGAGATGTACAGCCTGCGGATGGATGCCCTCTACATGTTGTCCATCGCCAACTACCTGCGGGACCAGGTCTTTTGGCTTCCGCACAACATGGACTTCCGGGGCAGGACCTACCCCTGCCCGCCCTACTTGAGCCACCTGCGCAACGACGTCGCCCGTGGCATCCTGCTCTTCGCCGAGGGCAAGCCACTGGGCCCCCGTGGCTTTGACTGGCTCAAGATCCACCTTGTCAACCTCACCGGGCTGAAGAAGAACAAGTCACTGCAGGACCGGCTGGCCTACGCCAACGAGATCATGGAGGACATCCTGGACTCAGCCGACCACCCACTCACGGTAGGTTGTGAGAGGGGGAATCTCTGGCTATGCGGGCAGCCCCCCGCCCGTTCCCAACATGAGGCCACAGGGGCTGTGCCACCCAGCAGTAGCCTGGCATCAGCAATGGAGGAGGGCCCATGGTAGATTAACTTGGTTTGGTAGCCCCCACCGAGCCTCTGGCTTCGAGGCCCTGGCTCAGTCCCTGGCAATCCATAGCACCCCCAGCTCTGGAACTCCTTTTCCATCAGctctggggaggaaaggggtttTCTTCCTTTAAACAAGAGGGAGATCAGGGTGCTGATCGtctccagcagcacagcaggctcTGTCTTTATTGAGCCATTTTAGTTCCCTGTGCCCCGCTCAGGCTTTACTGCGTCTGCCCTGGGACCGTCTCTCCCAATCTCCCTCAGGGCCGCCTCCTTTCTTTTCAGGCTTAGTCAGCCACAAACCAATTACAAAACGATGGTCTTAACCCCGGGGACAGCCCTCACACAGTACAATGAAACAAAGTCATGGGGatccaggcaggggggcagtctTTGGACCCTGCTGCCAAGCCTAggctgccatctgcccctggggtGATGGGCATCTAGACGTCTGACTTAGGGAACTGTTTACCAGTGTTATTTACAGTAAAGCTTGCCCGTGCGGAGCCGCCCCCAAAGTGCTCCCCGCTGATCCGCAGCTAGAATCCAGCTCTCCCAGGGTCCTTCGTCACAGACTGTCACTTATGTCAGCCCGCAGCTGGGGTCGGGTGGCATCGGGCTCCCCTGCCCTTGTGTGGTTGCAGTCAAAAGAGGcaaagtgggggaagaggggacccttggggtctGTACCTGGCTTGGACTCTAGGCTATATGCGTTGCCTCTGCTGTGTGACACCGTGCCGTTCCTCCCCGCAGGGCCGCAAGTGGTGGATGGACACAGAGGAGCCGTGGCAGGTCTTGGCCTGCTGTATGGAGATCGCCCGGGCCTCACGGGTGCCTGATCCTGCTGCCTACGTCTCGTACTTCCCCGTCCATCAGGTCAGGCTCAGTGGGATGGGGGAGCCGAGGGAAACCCTGGGGAGCTTTGGAGGCCCTGGACTGCAGTGAGGCAAGGGGGTGGGATTTTATCAGCCAGACACAGCCCCACATCTACTCCAGGGAAGGAGTCAGGCTGTTTGCAAGTGCTCCCTGCCGTCTgcgcctgcccagcccagggtatGCGCAGGAGGAGctagtgtgtgcacacacacacacatgcatgccccCACATGCGTAAACACTCACCTACCAATGCACCCACGACCATATacacatgcaaacatgcacacacgcacatgacTGGGCTGATTCTTAATGAGCAGCTGCTTCTGCCATCCAGGGATGAATGCACTGCCTCTAGATGCCCTGTCACGTCCAAGCTCCTCCCAAACATTCCCAGACCCCTGGGACATAGGGAAGCTGTGCTTCATAGTGGGGAAACAAGCAGGGAGCAGTGACATGTGTCTGTCACCTGAGGGTCCTGGGCTTTGGTGCAGTCCCAGGTGGTGGCTCCTGGGTGCCCTCATGATGCAGAGAACAGGGGTTAACAGTGTTCCTGCctcaggggaaggggtggggggtcttTCTGCGGCCACGGCAGGCAGCACGTGCCTTCCTCCATCCCTCACTTGTGGGATGCTGGCAGGTGGTGTAGCTCCTTCCCCCCCCGCTGTGGATTCCTGCACTGACTTGGCCCTGGCTCAGCGCTCCCCCGAGCCACCTGTGTCTCGGTTCCACTGAGGCTGTCCTCTTCTGCAGGACGGTTCCTGCAATGGCCTGCAGCACTATGCCGCGCTCGGGCGGGACCTCATCGGTGCCACCTCTGTCAACCTCATGCCCTGTGACGAGCCCCAGGACGTTTACACCACCGTGGCCAAACAGGTGAGCCGGCCCCGGGGGCCACTGGGTTGCCACCCCCCTGAGACCTCCCTTCCCCTGGAGTGGGCATCTCCTGTCCCCAGGGGTCAGGCGGTGCTGTCCCAACCCTTGAAGAAGGAGGCATCTTGCATGGAGCCAGAGCCGGTTGCTGCGTCCTCTTTGAGCAGGGCTTGAGAGCCGGTGTCCCCAGGCCCCTGGTTTCCTTCCCCGTGGGATCTCCCCTATAGCAAGAGGCAGGGCACAGCCTCCAGCAGACAAGTGGGTACCTGCTCAGTCAGCGTGGGTAgctccatgtctcagctctggtCTCTGCAGCGGGTGTCAGCTCTTGCTGTGGTCCTgaagctcccccagctgctctttGTGGGGGGCACGGAGATTGCAGCCTGGATGGACCCCAGGGGACCCCATGACCCCCAGGCAGCACTGTTCAAGGGGGCTCTGCTCCTGGGGAAGCTGTATCCCAATGCCCCCTTCTCCTTTTGCCATCTATACGGCCACAGGTGGAGGAGTTGCGGCGTCAGGATGCAGAGGAAGGTGTGCACATCGCCCAGCTCCTGGAGGGCTTCATCAAGCGCAAGCTGGTGAAGCAGACGGTGATGACGGTCGTGTACGGTGTCACCCGGTACGGCAGCCGGCTCCAGATGGAGAAGCAGCTTAAGGATAACAGTGACTTCCCTGAGGTGTGAAACGGCCCCAGgaccacccctctccctcccgccctccatgcctccttcccctggtgcccagatcaggccctggcagggggtgGCCAGGGAGGGGCCTGTCCCTGGCGCATCTGAGGGGCCACGCAGCAGTCTTCAGACAGACTCACCGGCCTCTGCTCCTTTGTACCCTGCCCCGCACCCCCCCAAGGCCCAGCCAGTTTCTTATGTTAGGTtcaagcctgggctgctctcaaGGGGGGTCACAGTCCCCCAGGACCCCCCAGACTCCCTGGTTTCACCCCACAATCCTCACTGGGGAGCGGGTGACGGCAGCTCAGGAGCTGAGACCCCAGCGTGGCACCCCCAGGGGTATGGTCAGAGCTAAAGGAGGTGCCTGGAGTGTCAGAGCTCAGCCACTTTCTGCACGCAGCAGCTGGATCAGAGCTACAGCCTCTggctcccccagcctgcagcaacacCACGggccttggctggcaggggagagggggtccttgggggggtgggagacaccttgcagctgtcccacctggtCCTGGTGCCATGCCAAGCTGAGCCCCTCAGCCAGCTTCTGCTCTGCCCAGGAGTACTTGTGGGCAGCATCACACTACCTGGTCCAGAAGGCGTTCAGGATCCTCCAGCAGATGTTCTCAAGGACGCGGGAGATCCAGGTACAGGCCCCTTctcttgccccctcccctgggcttCCCTGGGTGCTGGACCAGTAGGGGTCTGGGCTCCTGGCCCAGTGGGAGCATCACCTCGTGCTTGCTGCAGCACGGGCAGGGACGGTGGGGACAGGCTGAGCCACTCGGGGCACGGAGCAAGGGCCAGCTCCGCGGAGGCCAAGCTGACTGGGGTTCTCTCTGCAGGCCTGGCTGACGGACAGCGCCCGCCTCATTTCCCAATCTGGGAGGACGGTGGAGTGGGTGACGCCACTGGGCTTGCCCATTGTGCAGCCCTACCATCAGAGCCGGCGCACCTCAGTGAGTGTTGCTGtgactgcctgggagctgggtcCCCAACACGGCACCCGGGGACCTAGATCAGCTCCCTTCTGCCTTGTGTTGGGAGCAGGGAGAGTCCCTGGCCAGTGCCTGCACATGTGGAATCACGCactgcacgcgcgcgcacacatgcatgcagacacgctcacatgcacatgcacatactaCTAAGACTATTCAAGCTTCCATGCTTGGAAACTGGTGGTGTCACACATGCGCTTCGCCCAGAGAAGGCCCGGCCTGCGTGCGCGTGTGCAGCATCAGGCTGCATGTAGCATGCACGCGCTTGCACCCCCTcctctgcaggggctgggagcgtGCAGAAGAGCCGTGTCGGCTTCtcctggcagcccctccccccgacTCGGTGGGTAATTAACCTTTCGGGAGAGGTGTGTCCAGCACTGCGGGGAAGTAGGAGAAGCAGCTTCTCGAGGCTCAGTGACTCAGCCTCCCCATCCCACGCTCCTCCGCTCCTTCTCCATCTGCCTCACAAGGCTCGGGGCTGAGCTGGCCACGACATCCCCTGTGCAAGGCAGGAGCTTGTCTCGGCCTTGCCCGTGActgtttggggggcaggggcaggcagggatgactGGGAAGCCATGGAgagggggccagggctgccccaACACTAGCAtgggggcaccccagtggctcaGTTCAGGGCCCAATCCctccgtgccccccaccccacagcgcctaggagcagagggatggggacTGAGGCTGAGACTTGTATCTCCCTGCAGGTGCGGAGCACAATGCAGGCCGTGACGCTCAAGATGCAAGTCGACAGCAAGCAGTAAGTACTGGCTGGTCCACCCCACAGCCACAGGAGACTGTCTCCAGCTCCCCCATCAGGTGCTTTGGAGGTCCCTAGCGCAGGCACCAAGCAGGATCCTCAGCCGATGCCTGCCTGAGgatcccagtcccttcctccaGCAGAGCTGTGGTGCAAACAGCCCTAAGAGGGAAGTGGGGCAGAGCTCCTGGCATCCAGCCCCACGCATTCACTGAGCAGGACAGCTGGATGGGAGTCAGAGCCAGAGCAGGCCCATCGCCTGGGGATGAGGGGCAAATCAGGCTCTGGATCCAGTATGCGTTGCCTCTGGCCTGGCCAGTGCTACGCTTAGAGCAAGATGTGGCCCACCCCTCCATGCTTCCTCCTACATCCCCTGGGCTAGGCAGGGTCCAACTACTCCCCATGCTGCTTGTAGGAAGCCAAACACAACGAAGCAAAAGAACGCCTTCCCACCCAACTTCATCCACTCGCTGGACTCCACGCACATGATGCTCACGGCGCTGCACTGCTGCAGGTAGGCTGGGGGGcagctggcatgccagctggTTGCCCCCGGGATGGGAGGGCTTggaggacctggactctgtctgCTGGGTGCAGCTGGGTCCCCAGCAGGGGAGGGTGAGAGATGAGGTGCAGGCTGATGGGAGACTGGACCTTTTACGGTCACTTCTGGGTGACCTTTGGGTGCTGGAATGGGGCCTGGTCTCCACTTTGCCTCCCCtggaccctgccccagggactgGGAGTCTGTGGCCAGGGGGAGCCGGGGATGGAGGATTGGCAGCCCCCCTGGGTGCACCTGCAGCAGGAGGCACTGGCTGAGCTGGCACTAGAGGAAGGACTGCGGGCACCACGTGACactgccaccctgctgccttctagGCAAGGCCTGACCTTCGTCTCGGTACATGACTGCTACTGGACCCATGCGTGCTCTGTGGACATGATGAACCAGGTGACCCGCCTGGGGCGGCCATTGCATGGGGCATGGCAGgag
It includes:
- the POLRMT gene encoding DNA-directed RNA polymerase, mitochondrial isoform X2; the protein is MAARCVKQLEKDGFHLDDLFQHVTYEDDGQEMVLTALRVIQPSYQLPPPPQAESYTKPMLRDFYSKKLAVTYPKLDFSVQELQELFQKQLDMEMASTITVPSVTMTGSPSQHTVKAQKRLASLRSQWQQALLQGLQKSRQHQARCMKKAGPKALYPYLCLLKDEEYVEIMLQTLVNLPPQGELLVILAKELGNKVYTKYMLQKKVSSQVLDKVQRLYKDYVHLLAKDTQPDSYLPREYWEKLEASTSPLLMKSDSDWFDALRVELGICLLELMVQVLKVRSNLLNCNQEQKLIPVLYHVYSFSSSYRVGLIKPHPIFTHVVADAAKPMLTFSTSLVPMLCPPIPWISPSFGAYILSPTKLMRSTDGATQHQMLLDECPSATLYPVLDALNYLGNCPWKINKPVLDVVISIFNDKGSEKLDIPPPLSEAPKPTKRTPMEMDSIKNKAAWKQELARCQKKAAEMYSLRMDALYMLSIANYLRDQVFWLPHNMDFRGRTYPCPPYLSHLRNDVARGILLFAEGKPLGPRGFDWLKIHLVNLTGLKKNKSLQDRLAYANEIMEDILDSADHPLTGRKWWMDTEEPWQVLACCMEIARASRVPDPAAYVSYFPVHQDGSCNGLQHYAALGRDLIGATSVNLMPCDEPQDVYTTVAKQVEELRRQDAEEGVHIAQLLEGFIKRKLVKQTVMTVVYGVTRYGSRLQMEKQLKDNSDFPEEYLWAASHYLVQKAFRILQQMFSRTREIQAWLTDSARLISQSGRTVEWVTPLGLPIVQPYHQSRRTSVRSTMQAVTLKMQVDSKQKPNTTKQKNAFPPNFIHSLDSTHMMLTALHCCRQGLTFVSVHDCYWTHACSVDMMNQMCREQFVELHSQPILEDLSQFMLQKYCTASPPSCKKSVMLKEILSKVPETGDLDLQKVIESIYFFS
- the POLRMT gene encoding DNA-directed RNA polymerase, mitochondrial isoform X1 codes for the protein MKGTVQWDSSSRRGLPSLLDSQLFIVWDRPLSGTRCTPVPYSPGACPTLLSQALRAAPTPAARGSRSAPRSRSRALEPRGTPGVVVPTGLQLPADHAARACAVAARPARPGRAGMWALRLPARAGPRGADRLWAALRGCSASTKEEAWRCGAQLLEVLEARMQQLQAGAAPEVMLGRAGLAPPRRDGPQAPAGHVGVGVGVGAAVFPAESVLSESKLQPMLEERVSAALARAKSPEQGTKKQRKVKAGAHKAAKQSSPAPGEGRADKLVGKEKHRGMQRSILVYLETCLFLDKPEWAQQCLVFCCQSPKYRKLLCSKMYNILLRGWAKKGSLKHVSGIFFMLYNTGLKPTVESYAMALECMGRVSCAPKKIQQCVKQLEKDGFHLDDLFQHVTYEDDGQEMVLTALRVIQPSYQLPPPPQAESYTKPMLRDFYSKKLAVTYPKLDFSVQELQELFQKQLDMEMASTITVPSVTMTGSPSQHTVKAQKRLASLRSQWQQALLQGLQKSRQHQARCMKKAGPKALYPYLCLLKDEEYVEIMLQTLVNLPPQGELLVILAKELGNKVYTKYMLQKKVSSQVLDKVQRLYKDYVHLLAKDTQPDSYLPREYWEKLEASTSPLLMKSDSDWFDALRVELGICLLELMVQVLKVRSNLLNCNQEQKLIPVLYHVYSFSSSYRVGLIKPHPIFTHVVADAAKPMLTFSTSLVPMLCPPIPWISPSFGAYILSPTKLMRSTDGATQHQMLLDECPSATLYPVLDALNYLGNCPWKINKPVLDVVISIFNDKGSEKLDIPPPLSEAPKPTKRTPMEMDSIKNKAAWKQELARCQKKAAEMYSLRMDALYMLSIANYLRDQVFWLPHNMDFRGRTYPCPPYLSHLRNDVARGILLFAEGKPLGPRGFDWLKIHLVNLTGLKKNKSLQDRLAYANEIMEDILDSADHPLTGRKWWMDTEEPWQVLACCMEIARASRVPDPAAYVSYFPVHQDGSCNGLQHYAALGRDLIGATSVNLMPCDEPQDVYTTVAKQVEELRRQDAEEGVHIAQLLEGFIKRKLVKQTVMTVVYGVTRYGSRLQMEKQLKDNSDFPEEYLWAASHYLVQKAFRILQQMFSRTREIQAWLTDSARLISQSGRTVEWVTPLGLPIVQPYHQSRRTSVRSTMQAVTLKMQVDSKQKPNTTKQKNAFPPNFIHSLDSTHMMLTALHCCRQGLTFVSVHDCYWTHACSVDMMNQMCREQFVELHSQPILEDLSQFMLQKYCTASPPSCKKSVMLKEILSKVPETGDLDLQKVIESIYFFS